The following coding sequences are from one Oncorhynchus nerka isolate Pitt River linkage group LG6, Oner_Uvic_2.0, whole genome shotgun sequence window:
- the LOC115130238 gene encoding myosin-7-like — protein MGDTLMAEFGGAASFLRKSDKERMECQTRPFDIKRECYVPDPEVEYVKATITSRDGAKVTAETEFGKTVTVKEDDVHPQNPPKFDKIEDMAMFTFLHEPAVLFNLKERYAAWMIYTYSGLFCVTVNPYKWLPVYDQSVVNAYRGKKRTEAPPHIFSISDNAYQYMLSDRENQSVLITGESGAGKTVNTKRVIQYFASIAAVGGKKSAAEEKKGTLEDQIIQANPALEAFGNAKTIRNDNSSRFGKFIRIHFGVTGKLSSADIETYLLEKSRVTFQLKAERDYHIFYQILSQKKPELLEMLLITSNPYDYAFISQGEIAVTSINDADELMATDDAFNVLGFAQEEINGIYKLTGAIMHYGNMKFKNKQREEQAEADGTEDIDKAAYLMCLNSADLVKGLCNPRVKVGNEWVTKGQNVNQVYYAVGALAKKIYENMFLWMVIRINLTLDTKNARQHYIGVLDIAGFEIFDFNTFEQLCINFTNEKLQQFFNHHMFVLEQEEYKKEGIVWEFIDFGMDLAACIDLIERPMGIMSILEEECMFPKASDSTFKAKLYENHLGKNACFQKPRIIKGRPEAHFSLVHYAGIVDYNIGNWLVKNKDPLNETVVGLFQKSSLKFLANLFANYAGAEGAPEEKAAGGKKKKGSSFQTVSALHRENLGKLMTNLRSTHPHFVRCIIPNETKTPGAMENPLVMHQLRCNGVLEGIRICRKGFPNRILYADFKQRYRILNPNAIPEGQFIDNMKAAEKLLGSLDIDHTQYRLGHTKVFFKAGLLGLLEEMRDDRLALIITGFQSRSRGLLARIEFQKMVDRRDALLVIQWNIRAFMGVKNWPWMKMFFKIKPLLKSAETEKEMANMKEEFLKLKEAYAKSEARRKELEEKMVSLLQERNDLQLAVQTSEDTIGDAEERCEGLIKSKIQLEAKAKELTERLEDEEEMNSELTAKKRKLEDECSELKKDIDDLELTLAKVEKEKHATENKVKNLTEEMAALDEIIAKLTKEKKALQEAHQQTLDDLQSEEDKVNTLTKAKAKLEQQVDDLEGSLEQEKKVRMDLERAKRKLEGDLKLTQESLMDLENDKQQLEERMKKKDFEMSQLNSKIEDEQAMSAQLQKKLKELQARIEELEEELEAERAARAKVEKQRADLSRELEEISERLEEAGGATAAQIEMNKKREAEFQKVRRDLEEATLQHEATAATLRKKNADSVADLGEQIDNLQRVKQKLEKEKSELRLELDDVVSNMEQIVKSKTNLEKMCRTLEDQMSEYRTKAEEGQRSINDFTMQKAKLQTENGEYARQLEEKDSLVSQLTRGKQSNVQQIEDLKRQLEEEVKAKNALAHAVQSARHDSDLLREQYEEEQEAKSELQRGMSKANAEVAQWRTKYETDAIQKTEELEDAKKKLAQRLQDAEEAVEAVNAKCSSLEKTKHRLQNEIEDLMVDVERSNAAAASLDKKQRNFDKILADWKQKFEESQTELESSQKEARSLSTELFKLKNSYEESLDHLETMKRENKNLQEEISDLTEQLGEGGKSIHELEKIRKQLEQEKAEIQSALEEAEASLEHEEGKIMRAQLEFNQVKSDIERKLVEKDEEMEMNKRNQQRVVDTLQSSLESETRSRNEALRLKKKMEGDLNEMEIQLSQANRQASEAQKQLKGLHSHLKDSQMQLDDALRSNDDLKENIAIVERRNNLIQAELDELRALVEQTERGRKLAEQELLDVSERVQLLHSQNTSLLSQKKKLEGDTSQLQNEVEEAVQECRNAEEKAKKAITDAAMMAEELKKEQDTSAHLERMKKNMEQTIKDLQHRLDEAEQIAMKGGKKQIQKLEARVRELETEVELEQRRSSDSVKGVRKYERRIKELTYQTEEDRKNLSRLQDLVDKLQLKVKSYKRTSEEAEEQANSNLGKFRKIQHELDEAEERADIAESQVNKMRAKSRDAGSKKGKDEE, from the exons ATGGGGGACACATTGATGGCAGAGTTTGGCGGTGCAGCTTCCTTTCTGCGTAAATCAGACAAGGAGCGTATGGAATGCCAGACTAGACCCTTTGACATAAAGAGAGAGTGCTATGTGCCTGACCCTGAGGTAGAATACGTCAAGGCCACAATCACCAGCAGAGATGGGGCTAAAGTCACCGCTGAAACGGAGTTTGGAAAG ACTGTTACTGTGAAGGAGGACGACGTCCACCCCCAGAACCCGCCAAAGTTTGATAAAATTGAGGACATGGCGATGTTCACCTTCCTGCACGAGCCCGCTGTGCTGTTTAACCTCAAAGAGCGTTATGCAGCCTGGATGATCTAC ACCTACTCAGGGCTGTTCTGTGTCACTGTCAACCCATACAAATGGCTGCCAGTGTACGATCAGTCTGTTGTCAATGCATACAGAGGCAAGAAGAGGACAGAAGCTCCTCCTCACATCTTCTCCATATCTGATAATGCTTACCAGTACATGTTGTCAG ACAGGGAAAATCAGTCTGTCCTTATCAC TGGAGAATCCGGTGCTGGAAAGACTGTTAACACCAAGAGAGTCATCCAGTATTTCGCCAGCATTGCTGCTGTTGGCGGAAAGAAAAGTGCCGCGGAAGAAAAAAAG GGGACCCTGGAGGATCAAATCATCCAGGCCAATCCTGCCCTGGAGGCTTTTGGTAATGCCAAGACCATCAGGAATGACAACTCCTCCCGATTC GGTAAATTCATCCGaattcattttggagtcactggGAAGCTTTCTTCTGCTGACATTGAGACTT ATCTTCTGGAGAAGTCACGTGTCACTTTCCAACTCAAGGCTGAGAGAGACTATCACATCTTCTACCAGATCCTGTCCCAAAAGAAACCAGAACTGCTGG AAATGCTACTCATCACAAGCAATCCCTATGACTATGCCTTCATCTCCCAAGGAGAGATTGCTGTAACTTCCATTAATGATGCAGATGAGCTAATGGCTACTGAT GATGCCTTTAATGTGCTTGGATTTGCCCAAGAAGAGATTAATGGCATTTATAAGCTGACTGGTGCCATCATGCACTACGGCAACATGAAGTTCAAGAATAAGCAGCGGGAGGAGCAAGCAGAGGCAGATGGCACTGAGG ATATTGACAAAGCTGCATATCTGATGTGTCTGAACTCTGCTGACCTGGTCAAGGGGCTGTGTAACCCAAGGGTCAAAGTTGGAAATGAGTGGGTCACAAAAGGTCAGAATGTCAACCAG GTGTACTACGCTGTTGGTGCACTGGCAAAGAAAATTTACGAGAACATGTTCCTCTGGATGGTGATAAGAATCAACCTTACTCTGGACACTAAGAACGCTCGCCAGCACTACATTGGTGTGCTGGACATTGCTGGCTTTGAGATCTTTGAT TTCAACACCTTTGAGCAGCTGTGCATCAACTTCACTAATGAGAAGCTGCAGCAGTTCTTCAACCACCACATGTTTGTGCTGGAGCAGGAAGAGTATAAGAAAGAGGGCATCGTCTGGGAGTTCATTGACTTTGGCATGGACTTGGCTGCCTGCATTGACCTCATTGAAAGG CCCATGGGTATCATGTCCATCCTTGAAGAGGAGTGCATGTTCCCCAAGGCCAGTGATTCTACATTCAAAGCAAAGCTGTATGAAAACCATCTGGGCAAAAATGCATGTTTCCAGAAGCCTAGGATTATTAAGGGTAGACCAGAGGCCCATTTCTCCTTGGTTCACTATGCTGGCATTGTTGACTACAACATTGGTAACTGGCTGGTGAAGAACAAGGACCCCCTGAATGAGACTGTGGTTGGACTGTTCCAGAAGTCAAGTCTTAAGTTCCTGGCCAACCTCTTTGCAAACTATGCTGGTGCAGAAGGAG CACCTGAAGAAAAAGCGGCTGGAGGAAAAAAGAAGAAAGGCTCTTCCTTCCAGACTGTGTCTGCATTGCACAGG GAGAACTTGGGTAAACTCATGACCAACTTGAGGTCTACTCACCCCCACTTTGTGCGTTGCATCATCCCCAACGAGACCAAGACTCCTGGGGCCATGGAGAATCCTCTGGTCATGCACCAGCTGCGCTGTAACGGTGTGCTGGAAGGCATCAGGATCTGCAGAAAGGGCTTCCCCAACAGAATCCTGTATGCCGACTTCAAACAAAG ATACCGCATCCTCAATCCAAATGCTATCCCTGAGGGTCAGTTCATTGACAACATGAAGGCAGCTGAAAAACTCCTGGGCTCTCTGGACATTGACCACACCCAGTACAGATTAGGACACACTAAG GTGTTCTTCAAGGCTGGTCTCCTGGGTCTACTTGAGGAGATGAGAGACGATCGTCTCGCTCTTATCATCACTGGCTTCCAGTCCAGATCACGTGGTCTACTTGCTAGAATTGAGTTCCAGAAAATGGTTGACCGCAG GGATGCCTTGCTTGTGATCCAATGGAACATTCGTGCCTTCATGGGTGTCAAGAATTGGCCCTGGATGAAGATGTTCTTCAAGATCAAACCTCTGCTGAAGTCAGCAGAGACTGAGAAGGAGATGGCCAACATGAAGGAAGAATTCCTGAAGCTTAAAGAGGCTTATGCTAAATCTGAAGCTCGTAGAAAGGAGCTGGAAGAAAAGATGGTGTCCCTTCTCCAAGAGAGGAATGACCTGCAGCTCGCTGTCCAAACT tcagaagacactaTTGGTGATGCTGAAGAGAGATGTGAGGGTCTGATCAAGAGCAAAATCCAGCTTGAGGCCAAAGCCAAAGAGCTGACAGAAAGActggaagatgaggaggagatgaATTCAGAGCTAACTGCTAAGAAGAGGAAGCTGGAGGATGAGTGCTCAGAACTCAAGAAGGACATTGATGATCTGGAGCTCACTCTGGCTAAAGTGGAGAAGGAAAAGCATGCCACAGAGAACAAG GTTAAAAACCTGACTGAGGAAATGGCAGCTCTGGATGAAATCATTGCCAAGCTGACCAAGGAGAAGAAGGCTCTGCAAGAGGCTCATCAGCAAACGCTGGATGACCTGCAGAGTGAGGAGGACAAAGTCAACACGCTGACCAAGGCCAAAGCCAAACTGGAACAGCAAGTTGATGAT CTTGAAGGGTCTCTGGAGCAAGAGAAGAAGGTGAGAATGGACCTTGAGAGAGCCAAGAGAAAGCTGGAGGGAGATTTAAAGTTGACCCAGGAGAGCCTAATGGACCTGGAGAATGACAAGcagcagctggaggagagaaTGAAGAA GAAGGACTTTGAGATGAGCCAACTCAACAGCAAGATTGAGGATGAGCAGGCCATGAGTGCCCAGCTTCAGAAGAAACTGAAGGAGCTGCAG GCCCGCATTGAGGAGCTGGAGGAAGAGCTGGAGGCTGAAAGAGCTGCCCGTGCCaaggtggagaaacagagggcagACTTGTCCAGAGAGCTAGAAGAGATCAGTGAGAGGCTGGAGGAGGCTGGTGGAGCCACTGCTGCCCAGATTGAGATGAACAAGAAGAGGGAGGCTGAGTTCCAGAAGGTGCGCAGAGACCTTGAAGAGGCTACCCTGCAGCATGAGGCTACAGCTGCCACTCTGAGGAAGAAAAATGCTGACAGTGTAGCTGACCTGGGAGAGCAGATTGACAACCTTCAGAGAGTGAAGCAGAAGCtggagaaagagaagagtgaGCTCAGGCTGGAGCTGGATGATGTGGTCTCCAACATGGAGCAGATTGTCAAGTCCAAA ACAAACCTGGAGAAAATGTGCCGCACTCTAGAGGACCAGATGAGTGAATACAGGACAAAAGCTGAGGAAGGACAGCGATCCATCAATGATTTCACTATGCAGAAAGCAAAGCTTCAAACTGAGAatg GTGAATATGCCAGACAGTTGGAGGAGAAGGACTCTCTGGTCTCTCAACTGACCAGAGGTAAGCAGTCCAATGTTCAGCAGATTGAAGACCTCAAGAGACAACTTGAGGAGGAAGTCAAG GCCAAGAACGCACTTGCCCATGCAGTGCAGTCTGCTCGCCATGACTCCGATCTGTTGAGGGAGCAGtatgaggaggagcaggaggccaAGTCTGAGCTGCAGCGTGGCATGTCCAAGGCTAATGCTGAGGTGGCTCAGTGGAGAACCAAGTATGAAACTGATGCCATCCAGAAGACTGAGGAGCTTGAGGACGCAAA GAAAAAGCTGGCTCAGCGTTTGCAGGATGCAGAGGAAGCTGTGGAAGCTGTAAATGCTAAATGTTCATCCCTAGAGAAGACTAAACACAGACTCCAGAATGAGATTGAAGATCTCATGGTGGATGTGGAGAGATCTAATGCAGCTGCTGCCTCTCTGGACAAGAAGCAAAGGAActttgacaag atcctggctgactggaagCAGAAGTTTGAGGAGTCTCAGACTGAGCTGGAGAGCTCCCAGAAAGAGGCCAGATCTCTCAGCACTGAGCTCTTCAAACTCAAGAACTCTTATGAGGAGTCTCTGGATCATCTGGAGACCATGAAGAGGGAGAACAAGAACCTCCAAG AGGAAATTTCTGACCTGACGGAGCAGCTTGGTGAAGGAGGAAAGAGCATCCATGAACTGGAGAAGATCCGTAAACAGCTGGAGCAGGAGAAGGCTGAGATACAGTCTGCTCTAGAGGAAGCTGAG GCCTCCCTAGAGCATGAGGAAGGCAAGATCATGAGAGCTCAGCTGGAGTTCAATCAGGTGAAATCTGACATTGAACGGAAGCTGGTGGAGAAGGATGAGGAAATGGAGATGAATAAGAGGAACCAGCAGAGAGTTGTGGATACCCTGCAAAGCTCCCTGGAGTCAGAGACTCGCAGCAGGAATGAAGCTCTCAGGctgaagaagaagatggagggagatcTCAATGAGATGGAGATCCAGCTCAGCCAGGCAAACAGGCAGGCATCCGAGGCCCAGAAGCAACTTAAGGGTCTCCATTCCCATCTGAAG GATTCTCAAATGCAGCTGGATGATGCTCTTCGTAGCAATGATGACCTGAAGGAGAACATTGCCATTGTGGAGAGACGTAACAACCTGATTCAGGCTGAACTGGATGAGCTGAGAGCCCTGGTGGAGCAGACTGAGAGAGGCCGCAAACTGGCTGAGCAGGAACTGCTGGATGTTAGTGAGAGAGTTCAGCTGTTGCACTCACAG aaCACCAGCTTACTGAGCCAGAAGAAGAAGCTAGAGGGCGACACATCCCAGCTTCAGAATGAAGTGGAGGAGGCTGTGCAGGAGTGTAGAAATGCTGAGGAAAAGGCCAAGAAGGCCATTACTGATGCTGCCATGATGGCAGAAGAGCTGAAGAAGGAGCAGGACACCAGTGCTCACCTGGAGCGCATGAAAAAGAACATGGAGCAGACCATCAAGGACCTGCAGCACCGCCTGGATGAAGCTGAACAAATCGCCATGAAGGGTGGCAAGAAGCAGATCCAGAAATTGGAGGCCAGA GTGAGAGAGCTAGAGACTGAAGTGGAACTGGAGCAAAGGAGGAGCAGTGATTCTGTGAAAGGAGTCCGTAAATATGAGAGACGCATCAAAGAGCTCACCTACCAG ACTGAGGAAGACCGTAAGAATTTGAGCCGCCTGCAGGACCTGGTGGACAAACTGCAGCTGAAGGTCAAATCCTACAAGAGAACTTCAGAGGAGGCT gaGGAACAAGCCAATTCCAATTTGGGCAAGTTCCGTAAGATTCAGCATGAACTGGATGAGGCAGAAGAGAGGGCTGATATTGCTGAGTCTCAGGTCAACAAGATGAGAGCCAAGAGTCGTGATGCCGGTTCCAAG AAAGGAAAGGATGAGGAGTGA